From Toxorhynchites rutilus septentrionalis strain SRP chromosome 2, ASM2978413v1, whole genome shotgun sequence, a single genomic window includes:
- the LOC129768048 gene encoding uncharacterized protein LOC129768048 isoform X1, whose translation MKIFSMPFSNSNKDGKIFFLQENCSLGSLETVGVFGFASLNLVKAKMASKQHVLRERIVRFYETHFQQGKKFTVAHFKEENVPVSTVYRILDSLNVERTVGSGRPVTIMTKQRKTSLKKLFDNKDATSLRDAGRKYGCSHVLIHRTLKMEEIVCRKKTRSPEYTEEPIETVKSQCRWTTKKYRGTSFVLDDESYFPLSKTHIPGNDNYYSSDKSSTPPEVKYKFKHKFVKKVMLYIAISDRGISKPWFKPSGLAINQQIYREECLDKILLPFLNEHHADGKYVFWPDKASSHYAKKTLAYLEEKKIPFVPKDRNPTNLPQCRPIEDFFGSLSALVYKNNWRAKDTKQLTTRIRNCIRKMDVSAVQRSCESIATKLRRTAGHGPYSNIH comes from the coding sequence atgaaaattttttcaatgcctttcagtaactcaaataaagatggtaaaattttctttctccaggaaaattgctctttgggctccctagaaacagtaggcgtgtttggttttgctagtttgaatttagtcaaagcaaagatggcgtcgaaacagcacgtgctccgcgaacgcattgtacggttctacgaaacgcatttccagcaaggaaaaaagttcacggtggcacattttaaggaagaaaatgtacctgtcagtacggtatatcgtatcctggattccctgaacgtagagcggacagtcggaagtggtcgtccggtgacgataatgacgaagcagagaaagacatcgttaaagaagctgtttgacaacaaggacgcaaccagcctgcgtgacgccggtcggaaatatggctgctcccacgtattgatccatcggaccctcaagatggaagaaatcgtctgcaggaagaagacgaggtcgccggagtacacggaggagccgattgagacggttaaatcacagtgtcggtggacgaccaaaaaataccgcgggacgtctttcgttctggacgacgaaagctattttccgttgtccaaaacgcatattccaggaaatgataattactactccagcgacaagtcatccacaccgcctgaagtgaaatacaagttcaagcacaagtttgtaaaaaaggttatgttgtacatcgccatttccgaccggggcatttcaaagccttggtttaagccgagcggtctggcaatcaaccaacaaatctatcgagaagagtgcctcgataaaatcctgctgccgttcctgaacgagcatcacgcggatgggaagtacgtcttctggccggacaaggcatCTTCCCactacgccaagaagacgctggcgtatcttgaggagaaaaagataccgttcgtgccgaaagatcgtaatccaacaaacttgccacagtgccgcccaatagaggatttctttggctcactcagtgccctagtgtataaaaacaattggagggccaaggacacgaagcaactgactacaagaatccggaattgtatccggaaaatggacgtaagtgccgtacaacgttcttgtgagagcatcgcgacaaagttgcgtcgaacagcaggccacggcccttactcaaacattcactga
- the LOC129768048 gene encoding uncharacterized protein LOC129768048 isoform X2, translating to MASKQHVLRERIVRFYETHFQQGKKFTVAHFKEENVPVSTVYRILDSLNVERTVGSGRPVTIMTKQRKTSLKKLFDNKDATSLRDAGRKYGCSHVLIHRTLKMEEIVCRKKTRSPEYTEEPIETVKSQCRWTTKKYRGTSFVLDDESYFPLSKTHIPGNDNYYSSDKSSTPPEVKYKFKHKFVKKVMLYIAISDRGISKPWFKPSGLAINQQIYREECLDKILLPFLNEHHADGKYVFWPDKASSHYAKKTLAYLEEKKIPFVPKDRNPTNLPQCRPIEDFFGSLSALVYKNNWRAKDTKQLTTRIRNCIRKMDVSAVQRSCESIATKLRRTAGHGPYSNIH from the coding sequence atggcgtcgaaacagcacgtgctccgcgaacgcattgtacggttctacgaaacgcatttccagcaaggaaaaaagttcacggtggcacattttaaggaagaaaatgtacctgtcagtacggtatatcgtatcctggattccctgaacgtagagcggacagtcggaagtggtcgtccggtgacgataatgacgaagcagagaaagacatcgttaaagaagctgtttgacaacaaggacgcaaccagcctgcgtgacgccggtcggaaatatggctgctcccacgtattgatccatcggaccctcaagatggaagaaatcgtctgcaggaagaagacgaggtcgccggagtacacggaggagccgattgagacggttaaatcacagtgtcggtggacgaccaaaaaataccgcgggacgtctttcgttctggacgacgaaagctattttccgttgtccaaaacgcatattccaggaaatgataattactactccagcgacaagtcatccacaccgcctgaagtgaaatacaagttcaagcacaagtttgtaaaaaaggttatgttgtacatcgccatttccgaccggggcatttcaaagccttggtttaagccgagcggtctggcaatcaaccaacaaatctatcgagaagagtgcctcgataaaatcctgctgccgttcctgaacgagcatcacgcggatgggaagtacgtcttctggccggacaaggcatCTTCCCactacgccaagaagacgctggcgtatcttgaggagaaaaagataccgttcgtgccgaaagatcgtaatccaacaaacttgccacagtgccgcccaatagaggatttctttggctcactcagtgccctagtgtataaaaacaattggagggccaaggacacgaagcaactgactacaagaatccggaattgtatccggaaaatggacgtaagtgccgtacaacgttcttgtgagagcatcgcgacaaagttgcgtcgaacagcaggccacggcccttactcaaacattcactga